A genome region from Mycolicibacterium litorale includes the following:
- a CDS encoding PDGLE domain-containing protein has protein sequence MSGRRLFWVVFAAITVVIAGGVSYVASASPDGLDATTLRGCEVIETADGESLTGDCIARHADDHALAGSPLADYAVGGRPGTNGPAGVLGVVVTAALGSALFWLIARGRRSRR, from the coding sequence ATGAGCGGCCGCCGACTGTTCTGGGTCGTCTTCGCCGCCATCACCGTCGTCATCGCCGGCGGGGTGTCGTACGTCGCCAGCGCCAGCCCAGACGGGCTCGACGCCACGACCCTGCGCGGGTGTGAGGTGATCGAGACGGCTGACGGGGAATCCCTGACCGGAGACTGCATCGCCCGGCACGCCGACGACCACGCGCTCGCCGGCTCACCGCTCGCCGACTACGCGGTGGGCGGACGGCCGGGAACCAACGGCCCGGCCGGTGTGCTGGGCGTGGTCGTGACCGCCGCCCTCGGCTCGGCCCTGTTCTGGCTGATCGCCCGCGGCCGCCGCAGCAGGAGATAG
- a CDS encoding energy-coupling factor ABC transporter permease — MTADHVAMHMSDGIVNAPTSLLFGVIAVAALGFCVLRARTELDERAVPLAGLVAAFVFAVQMVNFPILPGVSGHLLGGALAAILVGPYTGALCIALVLVVQSLLFADGGITALGTNITNMAVIGVAAGYGTAAALYALARRRTQVPVAAVGVIAFAAAMIGTVCAAMGFVLQYAMGGAAPTSLDAVLAYMGGTHALIGVGEGVITAVTVMAVARVRPDLVHLMRPAREKVPA; from the coding sequence GTGACCGCCGACCACGTCGCCATGCACATGAGCGACGGCATCGTCAACGCACCCACGTCGCTGCTGTTCGGCGTCATCGCGGTTGCCGCCCTTGGGTTCTGCGTCCTGCGCGCCCGAACCGAACTCGACGAGCGGGCGGTCCCGCTGGCCGGTCTTGTCGCGGCGTTCGTCTTCGCCGTGCAGATGGTCAACTTCCCGATCCTGCCCGGCGTCAGCGGCCACCTGCTCGGCGGTGCGCTGGCGGCGATCCTCGTCGGCCCCTACACCGGCGCCCTGTGCATCGCGCTGGTGCTCGTGGTGCAGTCGCTGCTCTTCGCCGACGGCGGCATCACCGCACTCGGCACCAACATCACCAACATGGCGGTGATCGGCGTCGCCGCCGGTTACGGCACCGCAGCGGCACTGTACGCATTGGCCCGCCGCAGAACCCAGGTGCCGGTGGCCGCGGTCGGGGTGATCGCGTTCGCCGCCGCGATGATCGGGACGGTGTGTGCGGCAATGGGATTCGTCCTGCAATATGCGATGGGCGGAGCGGCGCCGACGTCGCTGGATGCGGTGCTGGCCTACATGGGCGGCACGCATGCCCTGATCGGGGTGGGGGAGGGTGTCATCACCGCGGTCACCGTGATGGCCGTCGCCCGAGTGCGCCCCGACCTCGTCCACCTGATGCGCCCGGCCCGCGAGAAGGTGCCGGCATGA
- a CDS encoding ArsR/SmtB family transcription factor codes for MEQPGDHTQVERATSALADVDTGGWTQRFDLLSDPHRLEILLSLHRAPGICVSDLAAALGRSENAVSQALRVLRRQGWVSSTRVGRAVSYRLDDEIVHDLLHWIGARHG; via the coding sequence GTGGAGCAACCCGGTGATCACACGCAGGTCGAACGGGCGACCTCGGCGCTGGCCGACGTCGACACCGGTGGCTGGACGCAGCGCTTCGACCTGCTCTCCGACCCGCACCGACTGGAGATCCTGCTCAGCCTGCACCGCGCCCCGGGCATCTGCGTCAGCGACCTGGCCGCCGCGCTCGGCCGATCGGAGAACGCGGTGTCGCAGGCCCTGCGCGTGCTGCGCCGGCAGGGATGGGTGAGTTCGACCCGGGTGGGCCGGGCGGTCAGCTACCGCCTCGACGACGAGATCGTCCACGACCTCCTGCACTGGATCGGCGCCCGGCACGGCTGA
- a CDS encoding FadR/GntR family transcriptional regulator: MTSAPEPQPAGDRLAAEPAAEVLLRPVRLGNAFEDTVGRLLETIRLGVVAPGESLPPERELAVRLGVSRDTVREAIKSLADAGYLVSRRGRYGGTFLADELPRHTRDDRGLTREEIDDALRLREILEVGAARMAAGRTLTSAQREELWTRLADVRGAAPDDYRRLDSRLHLAIAEAAGSPSLVPLVAENRMRLNALLDRIPLLKRNIVHSDEQHQEIVIAILAGDADAAESAMRAHVAGSAALLHGFLD; encoded by the coding sequence ATGACCTCCGCCCCGGAACCTCAGCCCGCCGGCGACCGCCTCGCCGCGGAGCCGGCGGCTGAGGTGCTGCTGCGTCCGGTGCGGCTCGGCAACGCGTTCGAGGACACCGTCGGCCGGCTGCTGGAGACGATACGGCTGGGTGTCGTCGCACCGGGTGAATCGCTGCCGCCGGAACGCGAACTCGCCGTGCGGCTCGGGGTCAGCCGGGACACCGTGCGAGAGGCCATCAAATCACTGGCGGACGCCGGCTATCTGGTGTCGCGCCGGGGCCGCTACGGCGGCACCTTCCTCGCCGACGAACTGCCGCGGCACACGCGCGACGACCGCGGGCTGACCCGCGAGGAGATCGACGACGCGTTGCGGCTGCGCGAGATCCTCGAGGTCGGCGCCGCCCGGATGGCGGCGGGCCGCACGCTGACCTCGGCGCAGCGCGAGGAGCTGTGGACCCGGCTGGCCGACGTTCGCGGCGCCGCACCCGACGACTACCGCAGGCTCGACTCCCGGTTGCACCTCGCGATCGCCGAGGCGGCCGGCTCACCGTCACTGGTGCCGCTGGTGGCGGAGAACCGGATGCGCCTCAACGCGCTGCTCGACCGGATCCCGTTGTTGAAGCGCAACATCGTCCACTCCGACGAACAGCACCAGGAGATCGTCATCGCGATCCTGGCCGGCGACGCCGATGCGGCCGAGTCGGCGATGCGCGCGCACGTGGCGGGCTCGGCCGCGCTGCTGCACGGCTTCCTCGACTGA